In the genome of Pyrobaculum islandicum DSM 4184, the window AGGACGCGAGTTAAGAGCCCTTCAGAAGGCAGCCATGTGACGCAGTCTGTTGCGCATGTCTGCGCGGGCATCCCTACGCTCGGGGCTACGGCTTCGGGCGCGCCCTCCCAGCGCTACAGTACGGAGGCCGAGACCCCACGGCGGAGCTAAGTTGCCTATGTGGAGCAAAGGCGGAGATAGGTTTAATTTTGGCGCATCTAGACGTGAGTCTCGACTTGAAGAGGGAGTTCTTAAGGCTGTTGAGGGAAGACGAGGAGTTTAGATACGCCGTGATGGGGCTACTAGGCGTTGCGGACTTGAGGACCTCACTGGATAACCTAATCAAGGCCGGGGCCAAACACGGCGAAGTAATTGACAAGCTGAGGAGCTCTGTTAAAGAACTGAGGAAAACCATAGAGGCGCTGGCGAGACCCATCAAGGAGTTGAGAAAGGACGCGCTGAGCGAAGACGTAAGAGACACAGCGAAGCTGTACTCGTAATGCGGAACAGCATTGAGAGGTTAACATCATTGGCAACGGCGCTGGGCTACGGGCTGTTCACCGAGGAGGCCTTTAGGGACTTCATCAAGTAGCTAGTCAACGATTTGCTCAAGGTTTACCAAACTAGGCGTTGGACCCACTACGACAGCGAGGGCTTCGGCCGCCCACTTTTGGCCATCGACGTCGACGTTCTCGCTAGAGATAACGAACACGTTCTCGTCGGGTAAGCCCGGCGTCGACCGCGGAGACGTGGCCGAATTATACAGAGAGGGCCTCCTCTACGAGAGAGTTGATAAGGCAATGCCGAGGTTGCTCATTGTAAGCCCCGGCGATTAGGAAGAGGGTTCTCAAGCTGGCTGGAGAACTGGGCGTCGAGGGGGTCTCCAAGTCATATAACACCGCCACCACGTAATGGGTCTCCGACATTGTTGTGTCTAACGGCTTAACCAGAGGCTACGTTACCTGGGGCGAGCTACATAAGTTAACGAAAGCGAACCAGCTGGCGCTCCTTGTTGAAGTGAAGACTGGACTTGAGGCGGTTGGGTGGCACAAGCTGGAGTACGTAATTGACTAGATAAGGGAGTACGTAAATGTGCTAAAGCTCAAGTACGCAGCTTTCAACGAGTTTAAAGACGGGGCGCTTAGGAGCAAGCTTAGAAGAAACGGTATCGAAATCTTCGAAAACTTACTAGGACGCGCCAAGAAATTCCAAGCCTACGTAATCAACGCATTATCCACGTGATAAAAAGCGTAGCTCAGCCTTATGTACAGCGTAACTGCAATGTCTGGGCGTGGGGCTTTATCCATAATTGGGGCGATAAACTCTCGATGTTGATTAGCGATTCCCTAGCTGCTTATCCAATTTTCGTGTTATGTCAAAACGAGAGCTTGTTGTTGGCACTATCACTGAAATAAATACGAGTATAATGCACAAAATTTTTACCTTTAAAGCCGTTAATATGTCTGGTTCTTTGTTTGTGGCGCGAAGCAATGTTTACACTTTTCGCATGTCGTATTTACGCCTAGCTCGTTTGGACAGATGTACTGGCTGTATTTCTCCAGGGCTTGTCTCAGCTGTGAAAGCCTTCTGTGTTCTAGGAATATGATGAGTCTCTTGCCGTTTTTGGCGGCCCACTTAGCCAGGGCTTCTATCGCGGGGATCTGGCTCTTTACGTCTTCGCCAGCGGCTAGATATGTGATGTGGTCGAAGTAGGCGCCGTATTTTTCATAGGCCTTGTAGTTGGCCCCGTCTAGAGACATGAGGACTACCAAGTTGCGCGGCCGCTCTGGCGACGCCGCCACTATGGGGAACGACCGCGTGTATAGGTAGAACGTCACGTGGTGGAAGTCGGACGCCAGCTTCTTGAGGTAGCCCCAGTACCAGTCTGAGAATACGTCTCCGCCTACGTGAAACCTAATTATCTCCGCCCCCCTAAACTCCACGATGAAGCGGGTCCAGTCTCTAAGCCAGCTGTACCCTTCCCTCACGACGTGGATGAAGTTGATGTACTCCCTCAGGAGGTGCAGTGGGTTGTACCTGGCGATGTTTATGTCGTAGCACACAAGCCCCCTCCCGCGGTAGAGCCCGGCGGACCCCGGCCTCCCGCAGAAGGTGGCGTAGGGGCATGTCAGAACCGGCGGGAGGTCGAAGGTCCATATCCTCCCCACCTTCCTATTGCCGGGGACATACGGCATTTTGGGCACCGGCACGCCCCCCGAGATCCTCCTCTGGATTTGAACCAGCTGGGCGAGCTCCAGCTCGGAGCGCGGCGGCCTGTAGGCCCCACCTCTGTAGAGCTCCCAGGCAAGCTCCCTCAACGTCCATCTGCCAATGCGTCTGTCGAACAACGTTAACATATAATAACAGCGGTTTAATAGCTACTTAATGAGTATTTCTCAGGAGAGATGTTATGTCATATTAGGATCTCCGGAAAATTGGCATTATGCAATATCGGAAATATCAAAAGAGAACGAATTAACCCCTAAATACTCTGGTGAATGCGATCCACAATGCCTAATGGTGTTAAGAGAGAAAAAGAAAAATGGAAAAATTCTATGGGCATTTCCTAATACGAAAGATTATAAAGAATTAGAAAATAATTTTAAGACATATAATGAAATATACATACTAGCTGTATCTACTGCCAGGTTTGGTGATACAACACCAGAGGAAGATAAGAAAAACGCGGAGGTATATCTTTCGAAAATTGTGGCTCTCGGTAAGGTGACGAAAGACGACCTTATAGGTGGATGTAGTTGTCAATACTGGCCCAATAAAGATAATAATTGGTATTATAAGTTTTTTATCGAGGTCTTGGCGTATTTAGACCCTCAGAACGGGAGAGACGGCTTTATACTGAAAGGCTTTCAGCCTGGGTCGCTTAAAGAGGTAGATTGCAGACTTCTGTTTAATATCCTCGATTTAGCGGTGAAAAGCGGTATCTATAAGGTTCCGAGATGTAGAGG includes:
- a CDS encoding GP88 family protein, with translation MLTLFDRRIGRWTLRELAWELYRGGAYRPPRSELELAQLVQIQRRISGGVPVPKMPYVPGNRKVGRIWTFDLPPVLTCPYATFCGRPGSAGLYRGRGLVCYDINIARYNPLHLLREYINFIHVVREGYSWLRDWTRFIVEFRGAEIIRFHVGGDVFSDWYWGYLKKLASDFHHVTFYLYTRSFPIVAASPERPRNLVVLMSLDGANYKAYEKYGAYFDHITYLAAGEDVKSQIPAIEALAKWAAKNGKRLIIFLEHRRLSQLRQALEKYSQYICPNELGVNTTCEKCKHCFAPQTKNQTY